The following proteins are encoded in a genomic region of Candidatus Dormiibacterota bacterium:
- a CDS encoding proline iminopeptidase-family hydrolase → MRRVLVRPILMLLLALAAAGPAAAAARKPRHKPAAPPAAAAASPVYPIQEGLVDAHGVLIYYKTVGRGAPLVIVHGGPGASHDYFLPYLLPLARQNRLIFIDERGSGRSEKLDDPKGYTVENMVEDLEDVRRGLGLGTISLLGHSYGGVLAQAYAFKYQANLSHLLLCSTFHSTRALNEVFVRMKQTMPPDLRARIDGMEKLGLYGHGRDYEKNRYTDDYMKAAWGEGYFPYLYQRHPDPNYNPTDTGNTSWDLYREMWGSHGEFIIDGNLVSAEYADRLPTIRVPTLITAGDHDESDPSIAREMHDKIPGSKLVIYPQSGHMTFVDQPVLFVQSVNDFLHPAPKK, encoded by the coding sequence ATGCGCCGCGTCTTGGTCCGTCCAATCCTGATGCTCCTCCTGGCCCTGGCCGCCGCGGGGCCCGCCGCGGCCGCCGCCAGGAAACCGCGTCACAAGCCGGCCGCCCCCCCCGCGGCGGCCGCGGCCAGTCCGGTCTATCCGATCCAGGAAGGGCTGGTCGACGCGCACGGTGTTCTCATCTACTACAAGACCGTCGGCCGCGGCGCGCCGCTCGTCATCGTTCACGGCGGCCCCGGCGCCTCGCACGACTACTTCCTCCCCTACCTCCTGCCGCTGGCGCGCCAGAACCGCCTGATCTTCATCGACGAGCGCGGCTCCGGCCGCTCGGAGAAACTGGACGACCCGAAGGGGTACACCGTCGAGAACATGGTGGAGGACCTCGAGGATGTGCGCCGTGGCCTTGGCCTCGGCACGATCTCCCTCCTCGGGCATTCATACGGCGGCGTGCTCGCCCAGGCATACGCCTTCAAGTACCAGGCGAACCTGAGCCATCTCCTGCTGTGCAGCACCTTCCACAGCACCCGGGCGTTGAACGAGGTCTTCGTCAGGATGAAGCAGACGATGCCGCCCGACCTGCGCGCGCGCATCGACGGAATGGAGAAGCTCGGGCTCTACGGCCATGGCAGGGACTACGAGAAGAACCGCTATACGGATGACTACATGAAGGCCGCGTGGGGCGAAGGGTACTTCCCCTATCTCTACCAGCGCCACCCCGATCCCAACTACAACCCCACCGACACCGGCAACACGTCGTGGGATCTGTATCGCGAGATGTGGGGCTCGCACGGCGAGTTCATCATCGACGGCAACCTCGTGTCGGCCGAATACGCCGACCGCCTGCCGACCATCCGGGTGCCGACGCTGATCACCGCCGGCGACCACGACGAGTCCGACCCGTCGATCGCGCGCGAGATGCACGACAAGATCCCCGGCTCGAAGCTCGTCATCTACCCGCAGAGCGGCCACATGACGTTCGTGGATCAGCCGGTCCTGTTCGTCCAGTCGGTGAACGACTTCCTGCACCCGGCGCCGAAGAAGTGA
- a CDS encoding bis-aminopropyl spermidine synthase family protein, translated as MANPPDIDLRAAINAISDVVQNRPRPLRELDQIYMKSGDMVLQSELVARWAEGKRLAFIGDGDAIGICVAYLHKRGILSYGPASIEVFDFDERVCSAVTRFADKEGLAQLSSQLYNCLDPFPATGQFDSFYTNPPWGASNNGESVKVFMQRGMEATGYSGEGMVVIADDDELEWPQRVLVNVQQFAVSSGFFVRKMMSQLHTYHLDDAPDLRSCNLIFRAIPGNRFSGTSEPIRDPARLANFYGRENPPKVRYVRERKRLDYGKAHEDEYEFDFLEKR; from the coding sequence ATGGCCAACCCACCGGACATAGATTTGCGGGCAGCCATAAATGCCATTTCTGATGTTGTTCAGAACAGGCCTCGACCACTACGCGAGCTCGACCAGATCTACATGAAATCGGGGGATATGGTGCTACAGAGCGAGCTCGTCGCCCGCTGGGCTGAGGGGAAGCGACTTGCGTTCATTGGCGACGGTGATGCAATTGGTATCTGCGTGGCATATCTGCACAAGCGCGGCATCTTGAGCTATGGCCCCGCTTCGATCGAGGTCTTCGATTTCGACGAGCGGGTCTGTTCCGCCGTTACGCGATTTGCTGACAAAGAGGGATTGGCTCAACTAAGCTCCCAGCTCTATAACTGCTTGGATCCATTTCCGGCGACAGGACAATTCGACTCATTTTACACAAACCCTCCCTGGGGGGCGAGCAACAATGGCGAGAGTGTGAAAGTGTTCATGCAGCGCGGCATGGAAGCAACTGGCTACAGCGGCGAGGGGATGGTGGTTATTGCTGATGATGATGAACTTGAGTGGCCACAGAGAGTGCTGGTGAACGTCCAGCAGTTTGCGGTGTCCTCGGGATTCTTCGTCCGCAAGATGATGTCGCAACTCCATACTTATCATCTTGACGACGCCCCAGATTTGCGGTCCTGTAACCTGATCTTCAGGGCGATCCCCGGTAATCGGTTCAGTGGAACCAGCGAGCCCATTCGAGACCCGGCTCGTCTAGCGAATTTCTATGGACGCGAGAATCCACCGAAGGTCCGGTACGTGCGTGAGCGAAAGCGCCTGGATTATGGAAAAGCCCACGAAGACGAATATGAGTTTGACTTCTTGGAGAAAAGGTGA
- the pyrE gene encoding orotate phosphoribosyltransferase: MDARHRLKTLIAEKCVLRGDFLLASGQRSPVFFDCKRVTLDPEGIHLIASLILDLIHDLVRSDGRPIDAIGGPTIGADPVVGHVAGLSWERATQGSGTRSTAALRPLRGFLVRKATKDHGTGRLIENDIPKGSRVVIFEDVVTTGGSTLEAIARAEEAGLEVSAVVAVVDREQGGETALARYRYHPLFKKSEFGL, translated from the coding sequence GTGGACGCGCGGCACAGGCTCAAGACCCTCATCGCCGAGAAATGCGTGCTCCGGGGGGACTTTCTCCTGGCCTCCGGCCAGCGCTCGCCGGTGTTTTTCGACTGCAAGCGCGTCACCCTCGACCCGGAGGGGATCCACCTCATCGCCAGTCTCATCCTCGACCTCATCCACGATCTGGTCCGAAGCGACGGCCGCCCCATCGACGCCATCGGCGGCCCGACCATCGGCGCCGACCCGGTCGTCGGCCACGTCGCCGGCCTCTCCTGGGAGCGCGCCACACAGGGATCGGGCACCCGCTCGACCGCCGCGCTGCGCCCCCTGCGCGGCTTCCTCGTACGCAAGGCGACCAAGGACCACGGCACCGGGCGCCTCATCGAGAACGACATCCCGAAAGGGAGCCGGGTCGTCATCTTCGAGGACGTCGTCACGACCGGCGGCTCCACCCTCGAGGCGATCGCCCGGGCCGAGGAGGCCGGCCTCGAGGTCTCCGCCGTCGTCGCCGTCGTGGACCGCGAGCAGGGCGGAGAGACGGCGCTCGCCCGCTACCGCTACCATCCCCTGTTCAAGAAGAGCGAGTTCGGCCTTTAG